actctgatacctgcatctcacgacactctttaacattgtgcattttacaagccctgcttacgcgtgctttatcaggaaaaagcatcccctttgcaagcaccgttggtctagactcatcccacattgctgtccggatttcatcaaaatcccgtgtgagagcttccacatccggcacggctggcaagttatcaatataaggaatctcccttgaatgaaacggcacttcagactcgttcacttttcgtctatggggggctctcttcaaatccggtccttcctcctcgtcctcttcatcaccatcctcacgagcaaatggtgtctcgtctcccgattcatcggcattgttatcgtaatcgctgttctcttcctcactctgttcatctgccagatcctgatgtaatacgtcgttttcgggcaattgagtgagtacgggtagttcaacttgctcgttttcactgcacatttcaacaaaatataagctgctaaattaataaatgctttatatatggctgtagcttttcacttacaagttgtaatgtgatgacattccatgatggacgttttcagttaggtgatgactaccggatgggtcacttgtaaaattcatatccggccggtaccccctattaaataaatgagcgttaaaatttattcaatacgcaaaaatatacatattaacacaaatgaaaattgaagtttaccactcttcttgtgaattatggaaagcagggtataaattattttctcgctgctcattcgccgacggtgataaatttaaatcaagaaaaattctttcatctggaacatgtccggcaaaaactgatccagaataaccacccgatgactgggggttatctctactacgcacaacctcattttttggaacgtcttcgaccttcacgtacatctccaacattgtgattacaagaaattcccggcattcgtccggagtcctcaagaaatcactcaaagtgtcatcatcgtcgatgttaaactctgagtaaaaagcaacccttgcggcgtaacggaatacggatatcttccggttactttgagtatcactgaacgttttctcacactcattttttttgcataacaacgatatcaatgtttcgtactcaattgaaagtggcaatttaacattacacttagcaggtaaactgtagcccacagagttattctccatcacaacctcaccccccaatataatgatactcttattctacgttcttcagacataataaaaaaatgctggagaatttaacaacaatagaaaccaacaagagttaaaaaaatTTTTTGAATGAAGTTGGGGCGATTCTACGATGTTTATATAGAAAATGGCTAGCCgggtaatattttttttttgtatatagcgccacaaaaagtggctttatacacatttaaattattgaacccagacattattggtggggtcagggtataagacatatagcgccactattaatggcgctatgtaagtttgtcagtataacgccactaatagtggcgctatacagtaacggtacagttaacgttactgtatagcgccactattagtggcgttatatatactttggtaactttttttttacacttatttgagtatttttagtaaaaattaaCAATATTTTGGTTCCGCACTCTTATGGCCACGGCCCACGAGTCAATTACTTAATGATGGAATTTAGTTGACTGATTCAAAATTTAATATGCCTATTGTTGAAAAGGTACAATATTTTCTGGAAAAGATATGTCCAATCTTTTTAGGAGACATCTACTCATTAATTGAATAGAATCCAATCTTTGTAAAAGGACATGTCTACTCAGAAAAGGTGCAATAGTTATCTTTTTTCTCTCTATAAATCCTATAACACTAAGAAATCTTCATCAATTTCATTTTGTCATTATTCTAAGAGTCAGTTTCCTTCATTATTCTGATTCCTACAAAAGTAGTTGGGAgatttaaggggtcatttggtagggtgcataagaatgATGCGGATATGGTATATTAGTAATGTTGGTATTACTTATGCTGacattagttatgctgacatatatgttatccattgtttggtttgatgtattaaaacattgcacaatttctaaaagaattgtttgtttacaaaaataccctcatAATCACTCCATTACTTTATCCTTTTCAAAAACATATGTTGAggaatatttttatatgaaaaggtttaaaaaaaattatttgatttgtctacctatattgtagtATAGAATAGtatctatttatagaaaaaaaaatatactaagtatttatttattcacTAGGGATATAATTTCATATCCAAAATTCTTGATAGTTAACTATTGTGTCCTGTTGTTGATTAAATATTCTTCTTTACCACCTCTAATTGACGAGCGCAAAGCACAACACAAAATTGATGCTTGCTAGCCAAATATAGTATAGTATGATCATCGTCTTCACAGGAATTTGATTTAAATAATGCTCTAGCAATTCCTCGTTTACCTACTATTCGGGATGATCAAAACTTGATTGGCATGATTACGAATTGGGATTAACTACTAAAGTAAAGCAATTGACAATTGACTGCAAATAACTAGGGATTAGCATATAGTTTCTTATCAATGTAAGAAATAAGGGTTTTGATATGATAGGTGCAAAGGTTGTTATTCTTGATATTATACTGATATATTTCACTCTTGAGGTTCTATCGATTTTCACGAATTCAATAGGTGATTAGCTTATACGTCCGATTcagactcctctctcgattaaatctAAATCTTTCAAATAAACTAATTGTCACGTCCCCAATTTCCCCCCATAGGATATTGTGACGACATcaagtctctaagactaggtaagcctaacatacatGCGGAAATAACTGAAACGATAATTTAAAAATCTTAAAACCCAACAACTATTATAAGGAAAAACCACCATATCTCAGTGTATATACAACATCCCAAAATCAAGCGAAATACAAGTCACAAGTTCTATGACAGTATCAAAGTAATCCATATACAATTGTATCTagtaaagaaggaaaaatatAGAAATGGATAGAAAGTGACTTCGAAGCCCGCGGAGCgtgtgtaccttgaagtctccaaatgTGAACTTCGCTCACTAGTGCAGATGcagaaaagtatttttttcaatAAATTCGTGatgtagaaaaatattttatttcatttcaacaaaacgaatactttcttttcatgatgtagaaaaagtatttttttttcattttaacaatTGGGTTATTTTTTTCATGATGtacaaaaagtattttcttttcatttcaacaaaacaaGTATTTTCTTTAATGATGTAGAAAAAATACTTATTGCTATAATGATGACAATAATAGTTATAAGTGTATTCCACAGAAATGAAGGTTCAATTTGACATGTACATAATAAAAAATAACCATGAGAATGAGACCCTAAGGAAACATTTATATTTGTGatataaaattaattttataCTCATATACATTATCTTTTTAACTCTTATGTCTCAACTAAACTTGCAAAATTCACTATCCTCTTTCTTGAAAGCACAATAAATATAAATGTACGACATGACAGTGAAGGTTCTAATGATATGTATGTAAAAAGAGCAACCATGAGAAAAAGAACTCTAATGAAAGGTTTATAATTGTGatataaaattaattttataatCATATAAAAAATAATCTATTATGTCTCAAGTAAACTTGCAAAAAAAATAATCTTATGTATTCAAGGGGCGTTTGGaaataagaattgtaaaattccccCCAAAAAAAGatcaagtgaaaatgatatttgaaaattagagttgtgtttgggcATGAATATAATTtagggttgtttttgaagttttgtgagtgatatgagtaaaaattttaaaaaataactttttgaagtttttcaatttcaaaaaatttcaaaattcatcttcaagtaaaaatttaaaattttatgaccaaacaaaaaaagttaaaatttttaatgtccaaacgggctctcgGTATTCTTTTTTTAACAGCATTACCGGTTGAAAAGTAATCATGACACATGAAAGAGTGTCTTGTATTTTAATAGGTCAAATACATATACAACTCATTTAACTTGCATCATTTTTCATTTTGACATTCTATTTCTACCTTAGTTTCATTTTGGCCATCCAACTCTATTTTATATGTTCCATTTTGGTCTTTTAACTCTATTTCTTATGTTTCACTTTAACATAAAAGCTGAAATCAGTGCAAAAAATATAGCGCGTGTGTATACAAAGATCTGAGGTGTAATAAATAAATATCCAATTAAATGTTGCCACCTAATTTTTTCATCCATGTCAAACAGATCAATACTAAAATACCCGAACTCGATCGTATTTTTTCATCCACTATTGCCCCATCTTCATTCTCTAAGTTCCAAAGCTTTCATCTACCGATTTTATATCTGGCCCGTTTGGATGAAATAAACCCACAAAAAATTTGATCGAGTTTAGGTATTTTAGTATTGACCCGTTTGATATGAATGAAAAACTAGGTGACAACATTTAATTGGATATTTATTACACCTCAGATTTGTGTATATACACgcgctatattttttgtattggTTTCAACTTTTATGTTAAAGTGAAACATAAGAAATAGAGTTGGAATGCCAAAATGGAACACATAAAATATAATTGGAGGgtcaaatgaaacaaaatagaGATAGAGTGCCAAAATGAAAAATAGTACCAAGTTGAATGGGCTGTATATGTATTAGGCCATTTTAGTATAAATAAAGGGGTCCAAAACCTAACCTAGGGGCCATCATcagatttttgtttaaaaaaaccCTAAAATCTAAAGCACCGTCTCATTATTACAAGGGAACAGCCGCCCCTCAAAAAATCCCTCACTCCCCTCATTTTCTCACTGTCACGCCACCAGCAGACCCACCGGCGACGCTCCTACCCCCATCTCTCTTTATCTCTCATTGTCATTGCCCAAATTACCACCTGGACTGAACCCGTTCTTTTTCCTAAAATTGAAGCTAACTCTTATCAGATCTATTATGGAGAACGCTCGTGTCAATCAGCCTAATGCTGCTCGTCAAGCAAGATTTCCACGTATTAATCAACCAGAACCTAGTGCTGCTCGTCAAGCAGGATTTCCGCGTATTAATCAACCAGAACCCAATGCTGCTCGTCAAGCAAGATTTCCACGTATTAATCAACCAGGAGTAGATATTCCTCGGGGGCAAGCTCCAGTTGGTGGTAATTTGGGCAATGACAATGATAATAATGGTCCTGATGAGATTGAGCATATTGTTAATCCTCGTCGTGTTCGACGGAAGGTTCTTATGCAATGTTTCAGAGCCCGATATGACATCACTGGTACTAATCAGCCTAATTATCGGCCAGCTAGTATTGGTGCTATTCATACTCCTGTGTTTTATACACCTGATCTTGGCGGTACGGAGCGAGAGCAGCGTCAAAGGCGGACAAGAGTCTTTTTCTTCGCACATCAGGGACTTAATAATTTTGGTATTAGCGAGATGCAAGTGATTTCACATGCTTGCTCGATGCTGCTTTGTGTTACTCCCAACATGAGGGGGCACATTGAACTGGAGTTCAGGGAGCTCCAGCTGAAGCCACAGGTCAAAACTTTACCTAGCCAGGCAATTACGGCTGATCATAGTCGACTGGGAAGAGGGGCAGAATTACAGTAATTCAAAGATACTTGTCATCTATGCCTGTCTTCTATTAGCCATTTTTAAGTCACCAAATGAGAGGAATTATGAGCTATATATGGCCAAGAGGATTCGAGCAATTTCAGCTAAGGTTGGACATGATCCCGGTGAAAGGATTACAGTTCCATTCAGTCTTGAGGCTGCAAATCGTATCAAGATCAAGCTGGGTTCTTCCAGTTATCTTAAAAAGCAGATCATTTACATGCTTCTTGAGCAGCAGAGGGGGTCTGATCAATTTGCCAATATGTGGAGCTATCTAGTAATGATCCTATCTTGGAACGAGATGCATAACATCAATTTCTGCTACGAAATGTTCGTTAGGACAAGGTCTCCTGTGCTGACAGATTATAGGGTGGCTGCTGACGCTGGGCATCTCTATAATGCTTTATGCAAGATATCTAAATTTGCTTATCCTCAGTTCTTTAAATATCTTGCTCCTTTAGTGGACTTGCATGTCCTGAATAGGAGCCTATTTCCTACTCTCTTTACTGCAGCTGCTATGCTTAAGCTTGATGAACAAGGGTACAATTCAGTTCGGAACTTTCTAACTGCTGGTAATCCTAATGCCCATGAGACTGCTCTAGCTTTAGTTGAGCTTCATAAGAGTGCTATGCGTGAAAACCAACGAAATGTGGCGAATAGGTCCAAGTTGAACAGCTATATCTTGCTGGAGCCCGACCCAGAGTATGATTTTTAGAATACCGTCCTGCTTATTAAAGTTGAGTAGTGGAATTTTAGTAATGTGTCTTGCTTTCTTAGGATTTGCTTTCAAGTTCCATCTAGGGGTTGATATTACTcgttattttgtttttgtttttgctgtTTTTCTTAAAGTGTCGTAAGAATTAGCCGACTTAGAAGATGGATGGTGACGCCCGTATTGCCTTGTTCACCCGGCGCTAGAAAAAAGTCTAACGCACAGCCATTGGAGATTGACGGATGCGGAGCGTGGTGGTTTGTTATGGTCCATTGCAAGGTCCACATCGATATTGCAATATGCTGATGTGGGGTTTATATAGCCTGAGGCTCTCCCACCTTAATAACTAGCTTATGGGGTGTAGTTCTCCCGGGATTGTTTCAAAAACGATCTTCTCGTCATAACTCACAAATGTGTTTGACGACTTTTCATATGTTGAAAACTGAGATATCGAAGCTTGCTGCTATCACACTCATTTGGATAATACCTATTCTTATTAAATCACCAAATGAATTAACTGGAATTAAACTAGCCATACCGAGGAGTAAGTCAGTGCTCACAGCATCAAAGCGACAGTTAAGTTTTTGAAAATGCAAATCTATAACACCATAAAAAATTTCAACACGCAAATGATGATAATATGTAACATCAAGAGCTCTACGCTTAGATTTCCCAGGAAAGTAGAGAGCGCCCATCTTTAGAATCGCTATATCATGTATCAATTCCTCATCGTTTGTAATCGTTGCTTTGTAAGAGCAATGAGTCCCATAGCATTGACAATATCTTGATCCATCCTTTGTGATACACAACTCAACTCATTTGTCATTATTAGAACTTTTAACATCAAGTGCAACATTAAAACAAAATCAAATTCCTTGATCTTACCCATAAGACTTTCAGCAACAATTCTATCGGCATAGTTTGGACACTCACGGGCAgtaaattcaagaaaatgaataaTTGATGAAAATAGGATAATAAGGTTATCCAATGTTTTATAATGAGAACTCAAACGAGTATCACCTGGTCATTGAAGCCCACGTTCTTGATTTAATCCTTGTCCAGTATGCACTTCACCTGATTTGAGCAACTCCTTTAACTTTTCAGCTTGATGTTCTCGAAGCAAAACCCTGCGCTTAAAAGATGTTCCAACAATATTTAAGACATTAGCAACTATACAAAAAATTCATCTATATCTGAATGCTTCTTTGCAAGAGCCACAAGTGTTAATTGCAATTGGCGAGCAAAACAGTAAATGCAATATGGTGATGGAGACTCATTCATAATCAAAATCTTAACACCATTTAGCTCTTCCTGCATGTTACTAGCCCCATCATAATCTTGCCCACATATTTGCGTTGGACATAATGAGTGATCAGAAAGAAAGAAGCAGATTGCCTTTTTCAATGACATAGCCGATGTATTACTAACATGAACAATGCCAATAAATCTCTGTATTTCCTCTCCTTCCTTGTTAACACATCTCAAAACAAGTTCCATTTGCTCCTTGTGTGATATATCTTTTGATTCATCAACTAGTATCCCGAAAAATCCTCATCCAGATCTTCAATGATAGCTTTGATTGTTTCTTTAGCACATGCATCAACAATATCTTTTTGAATACTTGGAGAACACGTCATTCCATTACTTGGAGCATTTTCTAATATAATGCTTCCAACATCCCGATCAATATCTCCATACCATTGCAAAAGCTCAAGAAAGATACCTCTGTTTGTAGAAGATTGACTCTCATCATGCCCACGAAATGGCAAACCTAGTCTCAAAAGAAATCTTGCCACGTCGATTGAAGTACTCAAACGACGTCGAGAATCATTTTTTCTTTCTCGAATTGTTAAAAGAAGTGCAAATTGATTGTGATTGATTTATTAAATCAAGCATCCTGTTGAAACACTTGTTGTGGATGCTATCTACTTCTCCAACATGagctttaaatctttcaatagCCTTATTCCAAGCTTTAAAGCCATTTTTTGTAAAATCATCTCCCGTATTTCCATGAATTTCATGTTCTTTTTTTAATCAAATAGCAACACAAACAATATGCAACATCTTTTGATATACTGTACTCTAACCACTTGGAATGTTGAACCTTAACCAATCGGACAAAACTGACGCATTATCTCCCCAAACTTAGTTTTAGGAAAATCATGATTCACAAGCTGTCAaggcttttttttttaatataatgtcTTCTAACTTCACCACGTACATTAGGGTTATATTCTGTAATAGGTTTTCTATCTCCTGGATCAGCATTGAGAGATTCTAAATCAAGATCAGAAAGAAATGTGTCCCTCTAAATTTTCGGAGCTATAGATGAAGCATAGATGGATGAGTAGAACTAGAACTTGGTTGTCCAATATTCGTTCTTATGACAAACCTATCCATCTCAATTCAAAAAGATTGA
The Nicotiana sylvestris chromosome 11, ASM39365v2, whole genome shotgun sequence DNA segment above includes these coding regions:
- the LOC104222753 gene encoding uncharacterized protein, whose amino-acid sequence is MAKRIRAISAKVGHDPGERITVPFSLEAANRIKIKLGSSSYLKKQIIYMLLEQQRGSDQFANMWSYLVMILSWNEMHNINFCYEMFVRTRSPVLTDYRVAADAGHLYNALCKISKFAYPQFFKYLAPLVDLHVLNRSLFPTLFTAAAMLKLDEQGYNSVRNFLTAGNPNAHETALALVELHKSAMRENQRNVANRSKLNSYILLEPDPDVVRISRLRRWMVTPVLPCSPGARKKSNAQPLEIDGCGAWWFVMVHCKVHIDIAIC